The sequence TTTGCTGCGGAGTACCTATGCAAGATGTCTCATGTATGATCCCTTTGTCTCTAAAAAACTCATGCATACAAATAAATTCAGATCCGTTGTCACTGCAGATCGTTTTAACCTTGCGTTCAAATTACCTTTCCACAAATGCAATAAACTTTTGCAATCTCGTCGTCACAGTAAATAGATTCATAATGCTCAAGAGAAATCATCCACTATGGTGAGAAAGTAACGTGATCCACATAACGATGGTGTCTGATATGGACCCCATAAATCACAATGAAATAACTCAAAAACCTCTAATGTTTTATTAATGCTTACTGGAAAAGAATATCTGGATTGTTTTTCCCGAATACAAATGTCGCAAGCTGCgaataaaaaaaactactaGTAAAAGCCAGTAAATGTATAATCTCCATCGCTTTAGAGGCAAGATGGCCGAATCCGATGCCACATGTCCTCTGACTCTTTGTCTTGGACTTGTCTCACAGCAGCAACAACTACTCCTCTAAAGAAATATGATCCATTTATTTGCTCACCCACTCAAATCAGGGTTTGAGTGATGCGGTCTTGAACAACACAAATTCTGTCAGACATCTGCACCATACAACCTCTGTCTTTTGCTAGTTGAGATTCAAGATACacttttccttttttgtttGCAACTTTCAGATAACCAACAGGGATTTTATTCTCATTGGTGCCATGTTGCAAAAATTCATTAGAAATTCAAAAGTTAATCTATGATCCaagattcaaaaaaatacataccTGATTGATTTGGATGATGAGCAATATGTCGTACATGTAACATGTGAACCAAGATCTTCACTGTTGATCATTTCAACCCATAAATCCCAGTCGATCAGCGTCTGTGATGGCTAAATTCACAGAAATCACCGGCCGATGCATGGAAACATGATTCACACAAGCTGATTCCGAACGACGAGATGAGGATGATGAGGATGAAGGCAAGACCTTACTGTCAGTCAAACTCATACCAGAAATGTCTTGTGTTGTATTCTGAAGAGTGGAATGAGGTATGCTTCCCCACAAGAGAGGATATCCAATCTTCTGAAAACAGTTTGCAGAAAGTTGTCTTGTTCTTCCACAAAGGACACACACAACCGATGGATCATGAATTTCTGGTTGTTGTCTTTGACGCGGATTCGACGAACCTGTCAGCACCACAAAGCTTGATGCATCAGGTCATTCTTCAATCATACGACTTCCACATTTTGATTCTTCATTTTGGAGAACAACCTGATACGCTTCATCCAAATAAGGTAAAGGATCCTGAGATAAGAAAGATGATTTTACTGCTCTAAAAGTAGATTCATCAAGCTCCATCAGAAATTGGTGAAGCTTATCTTCCTTTTGTTCCTTCTCCTCTTGTTCCTTCTCGATTTCCACAGCCTTCTTTATACGCTGAAAATCAGCCAAAACTTGTCCAGAGTTTTGTCAATATTCCATAGTAAGCTTCCACAACATAGCCTTTATGGTGGTAGTTCGCAAGCTCTGTTTTGAGTCTCTGAACTCTCTATCCATTCTTGACCGAGAAACGCTTTTGAATATGCGTCCACAAATCATGAGCGACTTCATGGTCAGATGAAGAGCTTCTAAAATCTGGAGCGATCGTGAGTTTGATTCACGATACCTCCATGGTATTATTAGCCCACCATTCGTCAAGGTCGTCAAAGTCTTCACCAGGATTTGGGAGACTGCAATCCACGAATCCAAACTTCTTCCTTGTCCTCAAAGCAAGTCGAATATTTATAGCCCACTCGTCATAGTTAAGGCCACAAAGCTGGGTTGGGAGAAGATATATCCCTAGTTATCCCCTGAAGATAAATCATATGGATCGATCTCAGACGAGCTTCAAGTCTTGACTTAGACGTAAAGACTGAACCACCCCTGGTTCCATTAAAATCATCTCCAACCATTGATTAGATAAAGAGTAACTCAATAGAAAGACATCGAGTATACTAAGatcaataagaaaaataagagaCCAAAGAAACCAATATGGTTTATCGCTCTGAAACCATATCAAAATCTCTAGTTTTGTATAAAGAGTTTCCTGTTTATGCACGTAGGAGGCCATACCTCTTAAATACATGTTAACCCTAATACGAAAATAAGAATATTTACCTAATTATCCTTAAGTATTTGGCAGGGCGAGCCCAGTAAGGACAAGTGGGGTCAAATGACACCTCAAAAATACTAGATTTTTAATGATTCCGTAGTAGAAGTGGTTGTTTTGTACTCTTTGacactacataacataaatcaTGGTTAACATACTCACTGATACCATTCCttctttgttttttgaaaatcaTACATATGTGACCCAGTAAAGTCAATCTCTGGGTCCACCACTGGTATTTAGTAATTACAATATACACCCATATCTATTTCAATAGTTATAACCTATGATTATTAGATGTCACATGCCTATCCCGACTTACTTTATGATTAACTCCATGGAGACTGGTCAGTTCGAGAGGACGTTGATTGTTGCAGAGGAAAGGAGTTTTGTTGAGTATATAGAAGGATGTACTGTTCCTTATGATACGAATAAGCTTCATGCTGCTGTTGTGGAGCTTTATTGTCGGGAAGGAGCTAAGATCAAGTTGGTTATGAACAAGGTAAAGGAGGGATCTACAATTTCCTTACTGAGGTGATGCAGGTTGAGACCGGGTATGCGATAACTTGGAAGTACCCGAGCATGGTTTTGGAAAGTGATGACTCTGTGGGAGAGTTTTACTCTGTGGCTTTGACTAATAACTATCAGCAAGCTGATACAGGGACTACGATGATTCACAAAGGAAAGAACACTAAAAGTAGGATCATTTCAAAGGGTATTTAGGCTGGCCATTCGAGAAACTGTTATCGTGGACTTGTTCAGGTTCAGTTCAAAGCTGAGAATGCTAAAAGCACTTCCACTTCCGACTCAATGCTTATTGATGACAAAGCAGCTGCTAATACCTATTCTTACATCCAGCTATAACTGGTTCATGATCGAACATTCTGTTATGATATAAAGCTGTAAACTTAGTATTTTTGTTTCGGTGTGGTAGGTTTGAAACAATAACAGGTCAAGAACCCATCAGCAAGAGTGATGCGAGTATCTCAAAAGATTGGAAAAGACCAGCTTTTATATTTCCAGCAGAGAGGAATCGATCACCAGAGAGTATTAGCTGCGATGATCTTTCGATTCTGCAGAGAGATATTCAATAAGCTGCCTGATGAATTTGGAGCTGAAGTTAACCAGCTTATAGGCATTAAGCTTGAAGGATCAGTGGGTTAGACAGGAAAAAAATCACAATTACACAACAAGCTTTGGGTATATACTAGTTTCAGTCTGTAAACTTTGTATTATGTAATGTTTTAATAGCATGATGTGGACCATTGTGAAAGGTGTTGCTAATATATTAACTATTGTcttttttggataaaatttgaaCTCTTGCCTAAAACATGAAAACAATAATGTTCTTAGAAAtgacattttaataaaaaaattctgtgtacaaacttatatttataaaaattgggAAAATATTTAAGGTGTGGAATTTTTAAGAGGATCAGTGAAAAGAGATTGGATTTCTTCTAAAGATTTGCCTTTGGTCTCTGGAACAAGTTTGGCTATGAACACAAATCCAAGACCAGTCACTGTGGCAAACATCAGAAATGTTCCTGAAATTATACAAAGGtataaattgtattaatatatataggcCTTTTcgtataataatattaaaaatcaccTGTTGAACTCCATTGAAGCAAGAAGTTAAAAGAATAAGCAACGAGCCAAGAACTTATAGAGCCGGCCAAGTTACAAACTGTCCCGGCTGCTCCCTTCACATCTACTGGATATATctaaagaaataaattataccTAATTAATATCTAGATTATATCAAATGTTTTCTGAAAATTTCTATAACAAAAGTAATTAGTTACCTCTGATGCTACAATCCATGGTATTGACGACATGGCTAGTCCGTATGATGCAAAGTAcacctagttttttttttctctctagcATTATAGACAATAATGAAGTATAAAGGTAACTAATATGTTGTTGTAGTGATAGTTTTACCAGAACACTAATGAGAGCTAAGATAGAAGTTCCTCTTTCCCACCAACGATTCTCCTGAAAAGTAAGAGATTAAGGTCTAGGGTGATCAAACCAAGGTACCGGTCAAGTAGAGTAGACTAGTTAGTATGCCTGCAAGAAGAAAGAAATGGATGTGGCAAGGCATCCCAAGAATGATCCAGCTTGAGAAACCTACAATCACCgccaaaagaaacaaacaaattaacctcccaaattttactaaataatcgATTATTTTATGCTTTCGGTTAAGAGTTTTAGTTTTTAACCAGTAGGAGTGAACGTCTCCCAGACACATCCACAAGCATAGTACCTAAAACACCTCCCAACATCTACAAAGTATGTTTCAAATGATCATATAATATACCAACTTAAAGTGCAAGGAGTTTTATTCATATTCTTTAATCTATAAAACCTGAACTAGAGATGTTGTTATGAATCCAAAGTCACTTGATACACCTGATCATCAGATGAATTAACAATTATTAAcggtaaaagaaaacaaaagaaaaagcaaatATATTTACCTGTACGGGTAAAAATGGAGTCAGTGTAATAACTATAACCACTATGTCCTCCAAGCTCAGGCAAAGCTATAAGAGCAACTCCAATCTGTCAATGGTTCAAACAGTCAAGAAATCCAAAGagaaattacaaaattattcaGTATTACACAAAAAGAATGATTTACTGTAAGTGAGAATGCATATTTTCGCTGAAAGAGCTTGAAGAAACCGCTGTCGCCATCTTCTTGTTGTTTAACATGTTCTGTGTAATCCTGTTATGATCATTAAATGTTAGGAAAGCAATGTATAGATATTGGATTATTAGACATAGGTCCATAACCAATATCTCTTGGGCTTCATATGATATATCTGATTCTGCTCCTCGCAGGCTTAACAAGACCGCTTTAACCTCCTTTTCCCTCCCTACTTTAGCCTATAAAACATATGAATTCATCTTAGTTCTCTTTTCTGATTCACATTTGCTCACCAAATGTTTTAGCTAATGCAGTTTACTGTATTCAAAATTTCATTCAGTTAATTAATGACAAAGGAGAGAGTTATATAAACACAAATAGTTAATTGTGTGTAAATATAAACGCAAACGCAAACAAATGAAGATCTTACTAGCCATCGAGGAGATTCAGGGATGAAGAAAAGAAGAGGAATTATCACAAGAAAAGGAATAACTCCTGTCCAagacaaacacacaaaaacgaTTACAAGAACTTTTTATTCACttgtaattaaataaaaagaactTTTATTTCACTTTGCCTCAAAAGAGGTGGTCTAAACTTTGCATTTGATGAGGAGGATTGATCTCTTGACCAAATTACCATACCCAAAATGGCTAAATCGCGCCAACCAACGACTGTACCAAGTGCATAGAAGAGTGATGAACCGACAATCGCGAATAACTGTAGAACATACAAGATATGTATTTTAGTAAGTTAGAAACATACACTGATCTACATTCTCAAAAATGTTGGTTCTTTAGTTTTACCTGTGAGCAAGAAGAAACAGCTCCTCTTAAGTTTCTTGGTGTTATCTCAGTCATGTAAATCGGCCCCTGTGTTAAGTGATCCGTTATTCAAACATAGGCCACATTCATTCAATGTTTAAAGGGTtaataatttaagaaaacatatacCAGTTTTCCGGAGCTAAACCGAATATGTGATTAAACAAACACCTATTGTTATTACTTGTCATATATTCACTTGATTAAACTAAActaaatctttattttattaaccGCCAAACT comes from Brassica rapa cultivar Chiifu-401-42 chromosome A02, CAAS_Brap_v3.01, whole genome shotgun sequence and encodes:
- the LOC103868166 gene encoding sugar transporter ERD6-like 15; this encodes MEEEGLLLASPSSSSPSLLSGISNVSTRPFVLAFTVCSCGAFVSGCISGYSAPTQSGIMKDLNLSVADYSLFGSILTVGIILGALICGKLTDLVGRINTMWIINVFFISGWFSIAFAKVIWMLDMGRLLHGIGIGISAYLGPIYMTEITPRNLRGAVSSCSQLFAIVGSSLFYALGTVVGWRDLAILGVIPFLVIIPLLFFIPESPRWLAKVGREKEVKAVLLSLRGAESDISYEAQEILDYTEHVKQQEDGDSGFFKLFQRKYAFSLTIGVALIALPELGGHSGYSYYTDSIFTRTGVSSDFGFITTSLVQMLGGVLGTMLVDVSGRRSLLLVSQAGSFLGCLATSISFFLQENRWWERGTSILALISVLVYFASYGLAMSSIPWIVASEIYPVDVKGAAGTVCNLAGSISSWLVAYSFNFLLQWSSTGTFLMFATVTGLGFVFIAKLVPETKGKSLEEIQSLFTDPLKNSTP